From one Lolium rigidum isolate FL_2022 chromosome 4, APGP_CSIRO_Lrig_0.1, whole genome shotgun sequence genomic stretch:
- the LOC124646768 gene encoding avenin-E-like gives MKTFLILALLTVVVTMANATVQLDPREQPFPQPQQPFPQEQQQFPEQQQPSLQQQPSLQQQPSFQLILQQELNQCREFLVQQCKPLAIVSFLRPIFQQSSCHVMQKQCCRQLAQIPKQLRYPAIHSVVQAIIMQQQQQQQQQQQQQQQQFFPPQQVDQGFFQPQPQQVGQSFIQPQQLAQFEAMRKFALQTLPTMCNVQVPMYYPTTPSSRVFLFLEDYKSSSTR, from the exons ATGAAGACCTTCCTCATCCTTGCCCTCCTTACCGTGGTGGTAACCATGGCAAATGCCACGGTGCAGCTTGACCCTAGAG AACAACCATTTCCACAACCACAACAACCATTTCCGCAGGAACAACAACAATTTCCCGAGCAGCAACAACCATCCCTGCAACAACAACCATCCCTGCAACAACAACCCTCTTTCCAGCTAATTCTACAACAAGAGTTGAACCAGTGCCGAGAGTTCCTCGTGCAGCAGTGCAAACCACTGGCAATTGTGTCGTTCCTTCGGCCGATCTTTCAACAGAGCAGCTGCCACGTGATGCAGAAACAATGTTGCCGGCAACTGGCGCAGATTCCCAAGCAGCTTCGATACCCTGCCATACATAGCGTGGTGCAGGCCATCAtcatgcaacaacaacaacaacaacaacaacaacaacaacaacaacaacaacagttcTTCCCACCTCAGCAGGTGGATCAAGGCTTCTTCCAGCCTCAGCCACAACAGGTGGGCCAGAGCTTCATCCAACCACAACAGCTAGCTCAGTTCGAGGCGATGAGGAAGTTTGCGCTGCAGACCCTGCCAACGATGTGTAATGTGCAGGTCCCGATGTACTACCCCACCACCCCGTCCAGCCGTGTCTTTCTCTTTTTAGAAGACTACAAGAGCTCTAGTACTAGATAG